One stretch of Pectobacterium brasiliense DNA includes these proteins:
- a CDS encoding ABC transporter ATP-binding protein, protein MSNERITDLICLQGISHLYSTGASSQSVLHDISLSIPAGQSCAIVGASGSGKSTLLNIIGLLDQPVSGRLLIAGQDMSQASADDRAIVRNQVIGFVFQSFNLLPRLDALDNVALPLTYRGVSRQAARQAAQVQLARVGLAERTHHRPADLSGGQRQRVAIARALVGEPALLLADEPTGNLDSQTADDIITLLLALNREQGTTLVMVTHDEGMACRMTRRIQVQDGRIHEVNHA, encoded by the coding sequence ATGTCTAATGAAAGAATAACGGATCTGATCTGTTTACAAGGTATTTCACACCTCTATAGTACCGGTGCTTCCTCTCAATCGGTGCTGCACGATATTTCACTGTCCATTCCTGCCGGACAAAGTTGTGCGATCGTGGGCGCATCGGGTTCCGGCAAAAGCACCTTGCTCAACATCATCGGTTTACTCGATCAGCCCGTATCTGGCCGTTTATTGATCGCTGGGCAAGATATGTCTCAGGCGAGTGCTGATGATCGTGCGATCGTGCGCAATCAAGTCATTGGCTTTGTCTTCCAGAGTTTTAATTTACTGCCGCGCCTGGATGCGTTGGACAACGTTGCGCTTCCCTTGACCTATCGTGGCGTCTCGCGGCAGGCTGCCCGACAAGCCGCGCAAGTACAGCTAGCGCGCGTTGGTCTTGCCGAGCGAACCCACCATCGGCCAGCCGACCTGTCTGGCGGCCAACGTCAGAGGGTGGCCATTGCGCGAGCACTGGTTGGTGAACCCGCACTTTTGCTAGCGGATGAACCTACTGGCAACCTCGACAGCCAAACTGCCGATGACATCATCACGCTATTGCTGGCATTGAACCGCGAGCAGGGGACGACACTCGTGATGGTGACGCATGACGAAGGCATGGCTTGCCGTATGACCCGACGCATTCAGGTACAAGATGGTCGAATCCATGAGGTG